The following coding sequences lie in one Methylotuvimicrobium alcaliphilum 20Z genomic window:
- a CDS encoding RNA-binding protein, with protein sequence MRLILVRIPAETNQQDIKRFFEPLLKRSFFVKKKSLRNIEILKLHDSSTNSTEYHALVTIEPDSFAKRAILKLNRKPINGKHIAVREYHNRYWHNDLRQQNNTLNPNTPNRRIMDRRRKNLRVLESDDIRITGHKNFHRTF encoded by the coding sequence ATGCGCCTTATACTAGTCAGAATACCTGCCGAGACAAATCAGCAGGATATCAAGCGTTTTTTTGAACCTCTACTTAAACGAAGTTTTTTTGTCAAAAAAAAGAGCCTCAGAAATATTGAAATATTGAAACTGCATGATTCCAGCACTAATTCCACCGAATATCACGCACTAGTGACTATAGAGCCCGATTCGTTTGCTAAACGGGCGATATTGAAATTGAATCGAAAACCGATCAACGGTAAGCATATTGCTGTCAGGGAATATCACAATCGCTATTGGCATAACGACCTACGGCAACAAAATAACACTTTAAATCCTAATACGCCCAATAGACGCATTATGGATAGGCGGCGCAAAAATTTACGCGTATTAGAGAGCGATGATATTCGTATTACCGGACATAAAAATTTTCACCGTACTTTTTAA
- a CDS encoding zinc ribbon domain-containing protein, giving the protein MPSFKSSGGYRAAQYLITTLIVLLVGYLISLLPIMSRLVIADRLAATDLVLFVTQMTALILFYLFAVNAIAALPKTGGALFFVKAISVPAALLVIVIIGQGVIWKVLGLFVGASGKSFYFGIAILLIVLIGIWLVWVAFQNAPYLIDSIEEAKETLPALPSLRTSACPECGQLSSRSAKFCCHCGHPKHKEFSCSACGEALQEDQKFCHACGHEVETEQAKEVKS; this is encoded by the coding sequence ATGCCCTCATTCAAAAGCAGCGGCGGTTATCGTGCCGCGCAATATCTGATAACGACTCTGATCGTGCTGCTAGTCGGTTATTTAATAAGCCTATTGCCGATCATGTCACGGTTGGTCATCGCTGATCGATTGGCGGCGACGGATTTGGTGCTGTTCGTCACGCAAATGACTGCACTGATTTTGTTTTATCTTTTTGCCGTGAATGCGATCGCGGCACTCCCGAAAACCGGCGGCGCGCTATTTTTTGTCAAAGCGATCAGCGTCCCGGCGGCTTTGTTGGTCATCGTCATTATCGGACAAGGCGTCATTTGGAAGGTCTTGGGGCTTTTCGTCGGCGCATCAGGTAAATCGTTCTATTTCGGCATCGCGATTCTATTGATCGTACTGATAGGCATTTGGTTGGTATGGGTTGCCTTTCAGAATGCCCCCTATTTGATCGACTCGATCGAGGAAGCAAAAGAAACCTTGCCGGCGCTGCCGAGCCTGCGCACCAGCGCTTGCCCCGAATGCGGGCAGTTATCGTCACGAAGCGCCAAATTTTGCTGTCACTGCGGTCATCCTAAGCACAAGGAGTTCAGCTGTTCGGCCTGCGGCGAAGCATTACAGGAAGATCAAAAATTCTGCCACGCCTGCGGGCACGAAGTTGAAACCGAACAAGCGAAAGAGGTAAAGAGTTGA
- a CDS encoding DEAD/DEAH box helicase, with protein MFNEQRSLLLEKYQNLTDSDKAVMQFLAVCHNYETASFIAQNLSKLGIRSDQGKPFTAVSIKPVLVALKNNRLLEVQAGKSGYRCNRLLAEPIARQLVEDKQFERYASLFDQPTPIAKKTSYVNQHQCLRDARISFHRGDYALVNQCLSIGNRYYYQYQLPDQIDVYLSWILNPLDIAWLKRRHPQMIDDLTGFIGLHQLVYLYHDPDIFNFLAKYASGDPDALLLKMAPRIYAELLLLRGDWDILSLGIAGSEDPELQALNAALAFLKGDFAGAIAQYETALKLIRKITGKKTVYFYGLAGIFYPLAILKCRDAHDKKLTTLLGQAIKLNGFWVNCYRYLEIFQKFLQGDLSQRDNAVFYNNIDPISKGYDDNGEPHSAIEFPKLILLFRLLVRSWMTDAPLSGYPVVSLEIVKNLYRRLADNGYRWPAAELAKLSGRAETLSSKSWDDGFLDSRPISLADLFASRPDWDLALDALLGLGNSGFQSGAVQTEKPTRMAWLVSFQEIYNMVLIEPREQKQQAKGGWSKGRAVSLKRLHTERDSFDYLSEHDSRICSTIKPYTETSGWYGSSIYYEFSEKMPLALVGHPLLFWSDSPNVRVEVVKGEPELRVSKAKGGKIKITFTPAPSHQQNIIISKETPTRLKMIELTADHHKIYQLLGPKGLEVPVTAQDRVLQTLTGISGLLTVQSDIGGSSSTAEQVESDATPRLHLLPLGEGLKAALLIRPFSTSGAYYQPGQGGASVFTEIDGKPLQAQRDLKLEKIRCEEVFSACPAIAEADRDDGGEYLLEDPEQCLELLLQLQSLPPDRVLLEWPEGVKFRLLGHSTGSGFNMQIKRDNDWFALQGELQVNEDTVIDIRQLLGLLGNRQGRFLQLQDGQFIALTDEFRRRLDDLKAYADLTGKKVRINPLAALTLEDWQDEAGFKADKHWQAHMQRLKAAREFQPVVPSTFQAELRDYQTDGYNWLARLAQWGVGACLADDMGLGKTIQALALLVDKAPNGPSLIIAPTSVCMNWESEARRFAPTLNPILFGSGDRQRKLDSLGSFDLLICSYGLLQQEQAAEMLSKIPFQIAILDEAQAIKNIATRRSQGAMNLQAEFRVIMTGTPLENHLGELWNLFRFINPGLLGSLEQFNKRFAGPIERDRSQEARQQLKKLIQPFILRRTKTQVLQELPPKTEIPVYVEMSGEEMAFYEALRRESLEILNSTGSQAGAKHLQILAAITKLRRSCCNTRLANADIALPSSKLAAFGEIVDELLDNKHKALVFSQFVDHLQLIKDYIEQRGIGYQYLDGSTQAKERKKCVDAFQRGDGELFLISLKAGGVGLNLTAADYVIHMDPWWNPAVEDQASDRAHRMGQQRPVTIYRMIAKNTIEEKIVALHSHKRDLADSLLEGADISGKMSADDLLDLMRGEE; from the coding sequence ATGTTCAACGAACAACGCTCCCTGTTACTCGAGAAATATCAAAATCTGACTGATAGCGACAAAGCTGTCATGCAGTTTTTAGCCGTTTGCCATAATTACGAAACGGCCTCGTTTATCGCTCAAAATCTTTCGAAGCTTGGCATTCGCAGCGATCAAGGAAAGCCGTTTACCGCCGTTTCGATAAAGCCGGTTTTGGTAGCTTTAAAAAACAATCGATTGCTGGAAGTCCAAGCCGGTAAAAGCGGCTACCGATGCAATCGCTTGCTTGCCGAACCGATCGCCCGGCAATTAGTCGAGGATAAGCAATTCGAGCGTTATGCATCGTTATTCGACCAACCGACTCCGATCGCTAAGAAAACCTCCTATGTCAATCAGCATCAATGCCTGCGCGATGCGCGTATTTCATTTCATCGCGGCGATTATGCTTTGGTTAATCAATGTCTTAGTATCGGTAACCGCTATTATTACCAATACCAATTGCCCGACCAAATCGATGTGTATTTATCGTGGATACTGAATCCGCTGGATATCGCATGGCTCAAGCGGCGGCACCCGCAGATGATCGACGACTTGACCGGCTTTATCGGGCTGCATCAACTCGTTTATCTCTATCACGACCCCGATATCTTCAATTTTTTAGCGAAATACGCTTCGGGAGACCCGGACGCTTTACTTTTAAAAATGGCGCCCCGAATTTATGCCGAATTATTGCTGTTACGAGGCGATTGGGACATTCTGTCGCTAGGAATTGCCGGCAGTGAAGATCCGGAGTTACAGGCGTTAAACGCCGCATTGGCGTTTTTAAAAGGCGATTTTGCCGGAGCCATCGCGCAATATGAAACTGCGCTAAAGTTAATCAGAAAAATAACCGGAAAAAAGACTGTTTATTTTTACGGATTGGCCGGCATATTTTATCCTTTGGCGATTCTGAAATGCCGCGATGCGCATGATAAAAAATTGACGACGCTGTTGGGTCAGGCCATCAAGCTCAACGGCTTCTGGGTCAATTGCTATCGTTATTTGGAAATTTTCCAGAAGTTTTTGCAAGGCGACTTGAGCCAGCGCGACAATGCGGTTTTCTATAACAATATCGACCCGATTTCGAAGGGTTATGACGACAATGGCGAACCGCATTCCGCAATTGAATTTCCGAAGTTGATTCTATTATTTCGCTTACTGGTGCGCTCCTGGATGACCGATGCGCCATTATCGGGATATCCGGTAGTCTCATTGGAGATCGTTAAAAATTTGTACCGGCGTTTAGCCGATAACGGTTACCGCTGGCCCGCCGCCGAACTGGCGAAATTATCAGGGCGCGCCGAAACCCTGTCGTCCAAATCCTGGGATGACGGCTTTTTGGATAGCCGGCCGATTAGTCTGGCCGATTTGTTCGCGAGCCGACCCGACTGGGATTTAGCGCTCGATGCTTTGCTGGGCCTCGGCAATAGCGGATTCCAGAGCGGTGCTGTACAAACGGAGAAGCCGACCCGCATGGCCTGGTTGGTCAGCTTTCAGGAAATATATAACATGGTATTGATCGAACCGCGCGAGCAAAAACAGCAAGCCAAGGGCGGCTGGAGTAAAGGGCGTGCGGTGTCGCTGAAAAGGCTGCATACCGAGCGCGACAGTTTCGATTATTTGAGCGAGCATGACTCAAGGATTTGTTCTACGATCAAACCCTATACTGAAACTAGCGGTTGGTATGGCAGCAGCATTTATTATGAATTCAGCGAAAAAATGCCGCTTGCTCTGGTCGGGCATCCGCTGCTGTTTTGGTCCGACTCGCCGAATGTGCGGGTCGAAGTGGTCAAAGGCGAGCCGGAACTTCGCGTCAGCAAGGCCAAAGGCGGCAAAATCAAAATTACATTTACACCTGCGCCTAGTCATCAGCAAAACATAATCATCAGTAAGGAAACGCCGACCCGATTGAAAATGATCGAATTGACCGCCGATCATCATAAAATCTATCAACTTCTGGGCCCGAAAGGCCTGGAAGTACCGGTAACGGCTCAAGATCGCGTGCTGCAAACACTAACAGGCATCTCCGGTTTGTTGACCGTGCAATCGGATATCGGCGGCAGTTCCAGCACGGCCGAACAGGTCGAATCCGATGCCACGCCTCGCCTTCATTTATTGCCGCTCGGCGAAGGGCTCAAGGCCGCGCTGCTGATTCGCCCTTTTTCGACAAGCGGCGCTTATTATCAGCCAGGCCAAGGCGGCGCGAGCGTTTTTACCGAAATCGACGGCAAACCGCTGCAAGCGCAACGCGATCTCAAACTGGAAAAAATACGTTGCGAAGAGGTCTTCTCCGCATGCCCTGCAATAGCCGAAGCCGATCGCGACGACGGCGGCGAATATCTGCTCGAAGATCCGGAACAATGTCTCGAATTGTTGTTACAACTACAATCCTTGCCGCCGGATCGCGTGTTATTGGAATGGCCTGAAGGCGTCAAATTCCGTTTGCTCGGGCACAGTACCGGCAGCGGTTTCAATATGCAGATCAAACGCGATAACGATTGGTTCGCGCTGCAAGGCGAGCTGCAGGTTAACGAAGATACCGTCATCGATATCCGCCAATTGCTGGGCTTATTGGGTAACCGCCAAGGCCGATTTTTACAATTGCAGGACGGCCAGTTTATTGCGTTGACCGACGAATTTCGCCGCCGTCTCGACGATTTGAAAGCCTATGCCGATTTGACCGGCAAAAAAGTCCGCATCAATCCGCTCGCGGCATTGACGCTCGAAGACTGGCAGGACGAAGCCGGCTTCAAGGCCGACAAACATTGGCAAGCGCATATGCAGCGGCTTAAGGCGGCGCGCGAATTTCAACCGGTCGTGCCGTCTACTTTTCAAGCGGAACTGCGCGATTATCAAACGGACGGTTACAACTGGCTGGCGCGCTTGGCGCAATGGGGCGTCGGCGCCTGTTTGGCCGACGACATGGGTCTCGGCAAAACCATACAAGCGCTGGCGCTGCTGGTCGACAAAGCGCCGAACGGCCCGAGCTTGATCATCGCGCCGACTTCGGTGTGCATGAACTGGGAAAGCGAAGCGCGCCGTTTCGCGCCGACGCTTAATCCCATTCTGTTCGGTAGCGGAGATCGTCAGCGTAAGCTCGACAGCCTGGGGTCTTTCGACTTGTTGATTTGCAGTTACGGATTGCTGCAACAAGAACAAGCCGCCGAGATGCTCTCGAAAATCCCTTTTCAAATCGCGATACTCGACGAGGCGCAGGCGATCAAAAACATCGCAACGCGGCGCTCGCAAGGCGCGATGAATTTACAGGCTGAATTCCGGGTGATCATGACCGGCACACCGCTGGAAAATCATCTCGGCGAATTATGGAATCTGTTTCGCTTTATCAATCCGGGGCTACTCGGTTCGCTGGAACAATTCAATAAACGCTTCGCGGGACCTATCGAGCGCGACCGCAGTCAAGAGGCGCGTCAGCAATTAAAGAAATTGATTCAGCCGTTCATTCTGCGCCGCACTAAAACCCAAGTTCTACAGGAGCTTCCGCCAAAGACCGAAATTCCGGTCTACGTTGAAATGAGCGGCGAGGAAATGGCGTTTTATGAGGCCTTGCGCCGCGAAAGTCTCGAAATTTTGAACAGCACCGGCAGTCAGGCCGGCGCCAAGCATTTGCAGATACTCGCCGCGATCACCAAATTGCGCCGCAGTTGTTGCAACACGCGGCTAGCCAATGCGGATATCGCACTGCCCAGTAGCAAATTGGCGGCATTCGGCGAAATCGTCGATGAATTGCTCGACAACAAACACAAAGCTCTGGTGTTCAGTCAATTCGTCGACCATTTGCAATTGATCAAGGACTATATTGAACAGCGCGGTATCGGCTATCAATATCTGGACGGCAGCACGCAGGCCAAGGAGCGTAAAAAATGCGTCGATGCATTTCAGCGCGGCGATGGCGAATTGTTCTTAATCAGTCTAAAAGCCGGTGGCGTCGGTTTAAATCTGACCGCGGCCGATTATGTGATTCACATGGACCCGTGGTGGAACCCGGCGGTCGAGGATCAAGCCTCGGACCGCGCGCACCGCATGGGCCAACAGCGGCCCGTAACGATTTACCGAATGATCGCGAAGAACACGATCGAGGAAAAAATCGTTGCACTGCACAGCCACAAGCGCGACTTGGCAGACAGTCTATTGGAAGGCGCGGACATCAGCGGAAAAATGTCGGCCGACGATTTGCTTGATTTGATGCGCGGGGAGGAGTAG
- a CDS encoding YifB family Mg chelatase-like AAA ATPase, with the protein MTLAVAYSRGRSGIDAPLVTVEVHVTSGLPALNIVGLPETAVKESRDRVRGAIINSYFEFPMQRVTINLAPADLPKEGGRFDLAIALGILAASGQIPVGRLAEVECVGELSLGGELRPVSGVLPIAIQTRNSGKPLILPKENCAEAALIKDIDLLPANHLLEVCAHLNGQKSIVIDEETLVLPAETESVDFSDVHGQYHVKRAFEIAASGAHNLIMLGPPGTGKSMLAARLPTILPPLTEQQAQETAAIASISDKGLDVANWLKPPFRAPHHTASAAALVGGGGNPKPGEISLAHNGTLFLDELPEFDRRVLEVLREPLETGHISISRAARQAEFPARFQLIAAMNPCPCGYLGDPSGRCHCSIEQVARYRARISGPLLDRIDMHLEVPRVSREVLRKGSEEGEENSAQIRARVVTARNIALSRQGKTNAALSAREVKQHCRLSDQGHELLEQAMDKFGLSHRAYHRILKVARTIADLAGSDTIEIVHLSEAIGYRRLDRKTD; encoded by the coding sequence ATGACATTAGCCGTAGCCTATAGCCGCGGCCGTTCCGGAATCGATGCGCCGTTGGTGACGGTGGAAGTCCATGTTACGAGCGGACTACCCGCGCTCAATATCGTCGGTTTACCCGAAACGGCGGTCAAGGAAAGCCGGGATCGTGTGCGCGGCGCGATCATCAATTCATATTTCGAATTTCCGATGCAGCGCGTCACGATCAATCTGGCTCCGGCCGATTTACCGAAGGAAGGCGGGCGTTTCGATTTGGCAATCGCTTTGGGAATTCTTGCGGCATCAGGGCAAATTCCAGTCGGCCGCCTAGCGGAAGTCGAATGTGTCGGCGAACTGTCGCTTGGCGGCGAGTTGCGTCCGGTCAGCGGAGTTTTACCGATAGCGATACAAACCCGGAACAGCGGAAAACCGCTAATTCTGCCTAAAGAAAATTGCGCCGAAGCGGCCTTGATCAAAGACATCGATCTGTTGCCGGCCAATCATTTGCTTGAAGTGTGCGCGCACCTGAACGGACAGAAATCGATCGTCATCGACGAAGAAACCCTCGTATTACCGGCGGAAACGGAATCGGTCGACTTTTCCGATGTACACGGTCAATATCATGTCAAGCGTGCCTTCGAAATCGCCGCATCCGGTGCGCATAATTTGATCATGCTCGGACCGCCCGGCACCGGTAAATCGATGCTGGCCGCGCGCTTGCCGACGATTCTGCCGCCGCTGACCGAACAGCAGGCTCAAGAAACCGCCGCGATTGCATCGATTAGCGACAAAGGTCTCGATGTTGCCAATTGGTTGAAACCGCCGTTTCGAGCGCCGCATCATACCGCATCGGCTGCGGCGTTGGTCGGTGGCGGCGGCAATCCGAAGCCGGGAGAAATTTCGTTGGCTCATAACGGCACTTTGTTTTTGGACGAATTGCCCGAATTCGACCGTAGGGTTCTGGAAGTCTTACGTGAACCGCTCGAAACCGGTCATATCAGTATTTCGCGTGCAGCTCGGCAAGCCGAATTTCCGGCACGATTTCAATTGATTGCCGCGATGAATCCATGTCCATGCGGTTATCTGGGAGATCCGTCCGGACGTTGCCATTGTTCGATAGAACAAGTTGCACGATACCGTGCCCGCATTTCAGGGCCGTTGCTCGATCGTATCGATATGCACCTGGAGGTGCCGAGAGTGTCTCGCGAGGTGCTGCGAAAAGGTTCGGAGGAAGGCGAAGAAAACAGCGCGCAAATCAGAGCACGTGTAGTTACGGCACGAAATATCGCGTTGTCGCGTCAAGGAAAAACCAATGCGGCACTCAGCGCACGCGAAGTCAAACAGCATTGCCGATTATCCGATCAAGGCCATGAACTGCTCGAACAAGCCATGGATAAGTTTGGGTTGTCGCATCGCGCCTATCACCGTATTCTCAAGGTCGCAAGAACGATTGCCGACCTAGCCGGTTCCGACACGATAGAAATTGTTCATTTGAGCGAGGCGATCGGTTACCGCAGATTGGATAGGAAAACCGACTGA
- a CDS encoding MarR family winged helix-turn-helix transcriptional regulator: protein MQELNTFKLIDRISTLVRSEERKKYTSLGLQPIQGQIIDYLAQCNNMSDTPAAVAEYFGLTKGTVSQSLQVLERKGYIEKKPNDQDRRILHLRLSAAGESVLKEMQSYDIYPAAEQAIPKEQFDALNQALLSTLLALQKSNNLKSFGVCYTCYYFSELDQHYHCDLMQQPLNQQEALKICREHVLFEGNNR from the coding sequence ATGCAGGAATTAAACACGTTTAAATTGATCGACAGGATCAGCACGCTGGTGCGTTCGGAAGAACGAAAAAAATACACCTCGCTGGGTTTGCAACCGATACAAGGACAAATTATTGATTATTTAGCTCAATGCAATAACATGAGCGACACGCCTGCCGCTGTCGCCGAATATTTCGGCCTGACCAAAGGCACGGTTTCGCAATCGTTACAAGTGCTCGAGCGAAAAGGTTATATCGAAAAAAAACCGAACGATCAAGACCGGCGTATCTTGCATTTGCGTCTTTCAGCAGCCGGTGAGTCTGTTTTAAAGGAAATGCAATCTTATGACATTTATCCTGCTGCCGAGCAAGCGATTCCTAAGGAACAGTTTGATGCGCTAAACCAGGCATTGCTGTCGACACTGTTGGCATTGCAAAAAAGCAACAATTTAAAAAGTTTTGGCGTCTGTTACACATGCTATTATTTTTCAGAGCTCGACCAACATTATCACTGCGATTTAATGCAACAGCCGCTGAATCAGCAGGAAGCCTTGAAGATTTGCCGTGAGCATGTTCTGTTTGAAGGTAATAATAGGTGA
- the acnA gene encoding aconitate hydratase AcnA, which yields MNSKDPFGARQLLNPDRASPLSYYRLACLESAGAADLARLPHTIKILLESLLRNCDGYSITEDHVLGLAAWQAQGSRREIPYKPARVILQDFTGVPALVDLAAMRDAMNELGGDPKKINPFIPCDLVIDHSVQVDYFGKANALPMNEAVEFQRNQERYEFLKWGQSAFQNLRVVPPSTGIVHQVNLEYLAQVVFHNKNSDLCYPDSCVGTDSHTPMVNGLGVLAWGVGGIEAEAVILDQPIYMLEPDVVGIKLTGKLPPGVTATDLVLRITELCRQFGVVGQFVEFYGSGLSQLSIPDRATISNMAPEQGSTVSFFPVDKAALNYMRLTGRSPEQIELTERYAKLQGLFRTDDAPEPEFTRTLEVDLGEIEPALAGPKRPQDRIPLSQVGPTYRQTLIAPVGIRGMGLAESDLDRCGVVSNKGACETITHGAVVIAAITSCTNTSNPSVMLGAGLVAKKAVEKGLKVKNYVKTSLAPGSQVVTEYLKQSGLLPYLEALGFYLVGYGCTTCIGNSGPLDVAVEEAIVDNDLVVSAVLSGNRNFEGRVHPLTKTNYLASPPLVVAYALAGSTVVDMTREAIGQGSDGDPVFLRDIWPTTEEIDDVVQKFVTPEMFRERYADVFTGTQAWQAIAVAGSERYQWNEQSTYIRKPPFFEGLGGGPETIGRLADMRVLALFGDSVTTDHISPAGQIAPDSPAALYLLEKGVERKDWNSYGSRRGNDQVMCRGTFANVRIHNLLVPGAEGNVTIHHPSGERMTFFDAAMKYKESGMPLCILAGKEYGSGSSRDWAAKGPFMQGVKAVIAESYERIHRSNLIGMGILPLQFMSGESAQSLGLKGDETVTVDIADDTVPQQVVDVTASAPDGSVTAFKAVSRIDTPIEIQYYRDGGILRTVLKKLRAG from the coding sequence ATGAATTCAAAAGATCCTTTCGGCGCACGGCAGTTATTAAATCCTGATCGTGCTAGTCCGTTGTCCTACTATCGTCTTGCGTGTTTAGAGTCCGCCGGCGCTGCCGACCTTGCCCGTTTGCCGCATACGATAAAAATTCTGCTCGAAAGCTTGCTGCGCAACTGCGACGGCTATTCGATCACCGAAGACCATGTGCTCGGCCTCGCCGCTTGGCAGGCGCAAGGTTCCAGGCGGGAAATTCCCTACAAACCGGCTAGGGTCATCCTGCAGGACTTTACCGGCGTGCCGGCCTTGGTCGATCTGGCCGCGATGCGTGATGCGATGAACGAATTGGGCGGCGATCCGAAAAAAATCAATCCGTTTATCCCTTGCGATCTGGTGATAGACCATTCGGTGCAGGTCGATTATTTCGGCAAAGCCAATGCCTTGCCGATGAACGAAGCGGTCGAGTTTCAACGCAATCAAGAACGCTATGAATTCCTGAAATGGGGTCAATCGGCCTTTCAGAATCTGCGAGTGGTGCCGCCGTCTACCGGAATCGTTCATCAAGTCAATCTCGAATATTTGGCTCAAGTCGTCTTTCACAACAAGAACAGCGACCTGTGCTATCCCGACAGTTGCGTCGGCACCGATTCGCATACGCCGATGGTCAACGGCCTGGGCGTGTTGGCCTGGGGCGTCGGCGGCATCGAAGCCGAGGCGGTCATTCTGGATCAGCCCATTTACATGCTGGAACCGGATGTGGTCGGCATTAAATTGACCGGAAAGCTGCCGCCTGGCGTGACCGCGACCGATCTGGTGCTGCGTATCACCGAGTTGTGCAGGCAGTTCGGCGTTGTCGGTCAATTCGTCGAGTTTTACGGCTCCGGTTTGTCCCAACTCAGTATTCCGGATCGTGCGACCATCAGCAACATGGCCCCGGAGCAAGGTTCGACCGTGAGTTTTTTCCCGGTCGATAAGGCGGCTTTGAACTATATGCGCCTCACCGGGCGCAGTCCCGAACAAATCGAGCTCACCGAGCGCTATGCCAAGCTACAAGGATTATTCCGCACCGACGATGCGCCGGAGCCCGAATTTACCCGCACGCTGGAAGTCGATCTCGGCGAAATCGAGCCGGCGCTGGCCGGCCCAAAACGTCCGCAGGACCGAATTCCGCTGAGTCAAGTCGGACCGACTTATCGGCAGACACTGATCGCGCCGGTCGGCATTCGCGGCATGGGCCTTGCCGAAAGCGATCTCGATCGCTGCGGCGTGGTATCGAACAAAGGCGCCTGCGAAACGATCACGCACGGCGCCGTCGTAATCGCCGCGATTACGTCCTGCACGAACACCAGCAATCCCTCCGTGATGCTCGGCGCCGGCCTGGTCGCGAAGAAAGCCGTCGAGAAAGGGCTCAAGGTCAAAAATTATGTCAAAACCTCGCTGGCGCCCGGCTCGCAGGTGGTGACCGAATATTTGAAGCAATCCGGGCTGCTGCCCTATCTGGAAGCGCTGGGTTTTTATCTGGTCGGCTACGGCTGCACGACCTGCATCGGCAATTCCGGCCCGCTCGATGTGGCGGTGGAAGAGGCCATCGTCGACAATGACTTGGTCGTTTCTGCGGTGTTGTCCGGCAACCGGAATTTCGAAGGCCGCGTGCATCCGCTCACCAAAACCAATTATCTCGCCTCGCCGCCGCTGGTGGTGGCCTATGCGTTGGCGGGCTCGACCGTTGTCGATATGACCAGGGAAGCTATCGGTCAAGGTTCCGACGGCGATCCGGTGTTCCTGAGAGATATTTGGCCGACGACCGAGGAAATCGATGATGTCGTCCAAAAATTTGTCACGCCGGAAATGTTCCGGGAGCGTTATGCCGATGTCTTTACCGGTACCCAGGCCTGGCAGGCGATTGCAGTCGCCGGCTCAGAGCGCTATCAATGGAACGAACAGTCCACTTATATCAGAAAGCCGCCGTTCTTCGAAGGGCTGGGCGGCGGACCGGAAACCATCGGCCGTCTCGCCGACATGCGGGTGTTGGCGCTGTTCGGCGATTCGGTCACGACCGATCATATTTCGCCGGCCGGTCAAATAGCGCCTGATTCGCCGGCGGCATTATATCTGCTCGAAAAAGGCGTCGAGCGCAAGGACTGGAATAGTTATGGTTCGCGCCGGGGTAACGATCAGGTGATGTGCAGAGGCACATTTGCGAATGTGCGTATTCATAACCTGTTGGTTCCGGGGGCCGAAGGCAATGTTACGATTCATCATCCCAGCGGCGAACGAATGACCTTTTTCGATGCCGCGATGAAGTACAAAGAATCCGGTATGCCGCTCTGTATTCTGGCGGGCAAGGAATACGGTTCAGGATCGTCACGCGATTGGGCGGCGAAAGGGCCGTTCATGCAGGGTGTCAAGGCCGTCATTGCGGAAAGTTACGAAAGAATCCATCGCAGCAATTTGATCGGCATGGGGATTTTGCCGTTGCAGTTTATGTCCGGCGAATCGGCGCAAAGTCTCGGGCTGAAGGGCGACGAAACTGTTACGGTGGACATTGCCGACGACACGGTTCCGCAACAAGTCGTCGACGTGACCGCCAGCGCTCCGGACGGGAGCGTTACGGCCTTCAAGGCCGTCAGCCGCATCGATACGCCGATCGAAATTCAATATTACAGGGACGGCGGTATTTTGCGCACGGTTCTAAAGAAGTTGAGGGCAGGTTAA
- the ubiK gene encoding ubiquinone biosynthesis accessory factor UbiK, translating to MFDPKAIDDIANRLANAMPPGLSHLKEDMEKNFHAVLQGTLGKLDLVTREEFEVQKAVLTKTRTKLEDLEIRVAALEKQLNQNPSDQVNS from the coding sequence ATGTTCGATCCCAAAGCCATTGACGATATCGCTAACCGCCTGGCGAATGCCATGCCGCCCGGTTTGTCCCATTTGAAAGAAGATATGGAAAAAAACTTCCATGCTGTTTTACAAGGCACTCTCGGCAAACTGGACCTAGTCACCCGCGAAGAGTTTGAAGTTCAAAAAGCCGTATTAACTAAAACACGAACGAAACTCGAAGATTTGGAGATTCGTGTTGCCGCGCTGGAAAAACAGCTTAATCAAAATCCATCCGATCAAGTTAATTCATAA